The following proteins are encoded in a genomic region of Candidatus Krumholzibacteriia bacterium:
- a CDS encoding Reeler domain-containing protein — protein sequence MPSPLPRRFVFAWASIVWAAAAPVWGYSSGAGTCSYPSAGWYQMGGGQAGTGGFVIRVFDDTGPVTHYSPGATYTVEISNTAAYPGFLLQCVRGVPGTPNLGGAGVFTWTDSALYHNGPCSTPTSSVTHAFARAYPPEVRRTSDTFLWTAPAIGTGSVTFHLVGVRSQYEWYGQETLLLYTLMEGGVPVRAPSWSAIKNLFR from the coding sequence ATGCCCTCGCCGCTGCCGCGACGCTTCGTCTTTGCCTGGGCCAGCATCGTTTGGGCTGCAGCCGCGCCCGTCTGGGGCTACAGCAGCGGAGCCGGGACCTGCTCGTATCCGAGCGCTGGCTGGTACCAGATGGGCGGCGGGCAAGCTGGGACGGGTGGCTTCGTCATCCGCGTCTTCGACGACACCGGTCCCGTCACCCACTATTCTCCCGGCGCGACGTACACAGTCGAGATCTCCAACACCGCTGCCTATCCGGGTTTTCTCCTGCAGTGCGTCCGCGGCGTACCCGGGACGCCGAACCTCGGTGGGGCTGGTGTCTTCACGTGGACGGACTCGGCGCTCTACCACAACGGGCCCTGTTCCACTCCGACCTCGAGCGTCACGCATGCTTTCGCTCGCGCCTATCCGCCCGAAGTTCGGCGCACATCGGACACCTTCCTGTGGACGGCTCCGGCCATCGGCACCGGCAGCGTCACCTTCCACCTGGTCGGCGTGCGGTCGCAGTACGAGTGGTACGGACAGGAGACATTGCTCCTCTACACGCTGATGGAAGGCGGTGTGCCGGTGCGCGCGCCGAGCTGGTCCGCGATCAAGAACCTCTTCCGGTGA
- a CDS encoding flippase-like domain-containing protein, whose translation MKEEGKSTRRGKGVALVLVCALLGILLASMDARDAAQVLHQARWIYVPVAVLCTALSYGCLSGGYTAIHRVFGIRLPRRDLLEIGFISFALNNLLSIGGTAGYSLRLVLLRRRGLAAGDVLAASLVHSYLNHIVMMSLLPLGLLYLLLRHPLGRTQTESLAAASALALLLLAGSTVLLGHRAARSKAARFVGAASRRLLRRDVEPVLRHLDATLGAGMDAIRARPRLLVLPVLLVLADWATSVLALDFCFRALGEALHPGVLLTGFALGVTLGFLSMLPGGMGVQEGSMVGTYALLGVDYERAVLASMLFRVLYYLLPFAVSLLLYVRLLRGEIRSSPMQEIPAREL comes from the coding sequence ATGAAGGAAGAAGGCAAGAGCACGCGGCGCGGCAAGGGCGTGGCCCTGGTGCTGGTGTGTGCGCTCCTCGGTATCCTCTTGGCGTCGATGGACGCGCGCGATGCGGCCCAGGTGCTGCATCAAGCCCGCTGGATCTACGTGCCCGTGGCGGTCCTCTGCACCGCCCTCTCTTATGGTTGTCTGAGCGGCGGCTACACGGCCATCCACCGTGTCTTCGGCATCCGCTTGCCGCGGCGCGATCTGCTCGAGATCGGCTTCATCTCCTTCGCCCTCAACAACCTGCTCTCGATCGGGGGAACTGCCGGCTACTCGCTCCGCCTCGTTCTCCTGCGCCGCCGCGGCCTCGCGGCGGGGGACGTGCTCGCCGCTTCCCTGGTGCACTCCTATCTCAACCACATCGTGATGATGTCGCTCCTGCCACTCGGGTTGCTGTATCTCCTGCTCCGCCACCCTCTCGGGCGCACTCAGACGGAGTCCCTCGCCGCCGCCTCGGCGCTCGCGCTTCTCCTTCTCGCGGGCAGCACCGTGCTCCTGGGGCACCGTGCGGCGCGATCCAAGGCAGCGCGGTTCGTCGGCGCCGCCTCCCGGCGCCTGCTCCGGCGCGATGTCGAGCCCGTCCTCCGTCATCTGGATGCGACACTCGGCGCCGGAATGGATGCCATCCGCGCCCGCCCTCGCCTCCTCGTGCTCCCGGTGCTCCTCGTGCTCGCCGACTGGGCGACGAGCGTCCTCGCCCTGGACTTCTGCTTCAGGGCGCTCGGCGAGGCGCTCCACCCGGGCGTGCTGCTCACCGGCTTCGCTCTCGGCGTCACCCTCGGCTTCCTCTCCATGCTCCCAGGCGGCATGGGCGTTCAGGAAGGCTCCATGGTCGGCACCTACGCTCTCCTCGGTGTCGACTACGAACGCGCCGTGCTCGCGTCGATGCTGTTCCGAGTCCTCTATTACTTGCTGCCGTTCGCGGTCAGTCTGCTGCTTTACGTGCGCTTGCTGCGCGGCGAAATCAGGTCCTCCCCGATGCAGGAGATCCCCGCCCGGGAGCTATGA
- a CDS encoding sigma-54 dependent transcriptional regulator, translating to MNGRVLVVDDDQNMCEMLAESLGRRGITALWRLSADTALELLAAEDFDVVLTDIKMQGTNGLELCTRVAANRPDVPVIVITSFGSFESAVAAIRAGAYDFITKPVEVEALVLALERAAQHRALREEVKRLRRAVGESQLFGELVGGSPAMRKLYGLLERVAETDASVLITGESGTGKELVAQALHRRGRRSAGPFVAVNCAAMPETLLESELFGHARGAFTDARTARAGLFQQAHGGTLFLDEIGDMPVGLQPKLLRALQERKIRPLGGDTETPIDVRLIAATNIDLEAAVEEKRFREDLFFRISVIPIEVPPLRLRGNDILLLAQRFLEDCAAQAGKRVAGLSGAAAEKLLAYAWPGNVRELRNSIERAVALARFEQITLDDLPEKVRDSRRTQIVLASDDPSELVPLDQVERRYIRRVLEAAGGNKTLAARILGLDRKTLYRKLESWADDESESGAS from the coding sequence GTGAACGGTCGGGTGCTCGTCGTCGACGACGACCAGAACATGTGCGAGATGCTGGCGGAGTCTCTCGGGCGCCGCGGCATCACCGCGCTGTGGCGCCTCTCCGCCGACACGGCTCTCGAACTCCTCGCCGCCGAGGACTTCGACGTGGTGCTCACGGACATCAAGATGCAAGGCACGAATGGTCTCGAGCTGTGCACGCGGGTCGCCGCCAACCGACCCGACGTGCCGGTGATCGTCATCACTTCCTTCGGCAGCTTCGAGAGTGCCGTCGCCGCCATCCGCGCCGGTGCCTACGACTTCATCACCAAGCCGGTGGAGGTCGAGGCGCTGGTGCTGGCGCTGGAACGGGCGGCGCAGCACCGCGCCTTGCGCGAGGAGGTCAAGCGCCTGCGGCGGGCGGTGGGGGAGTCGCAGTTGTTCGGCGAGCTCGTAGGCGGGAGCCCGGCGATGCGCAAGCTCTACGGCCTTCTCGAGCGCGTCGCCGAGACGGACGCCTCGGTGCTCATCACTGGCGAGAGCGGCACGGGCAAGGAGCTGGTGGCGCAAGCGCTGCACCGCCGCGGCCGGCGCAGCGCCGGGCCCTTCGTCGCGGTCAACTGCGCCGCCATGCCCGAGACCCTGCTGGAAAGCGAGCTCTTCGGCCATGCCCGCGGCGCCTTCACCGACGCCCGGACCGCCCGCGCCGGTCTCTTCCAGCAGGCCCACGGCGGCACGCTCTTCCTCGACGAGATCGGTGACATGCCGGTCGGTCTGCAGCCCAAGCTGCTGCGCGCTCTCCAAGAACGGAAGATCCGTCCGCTCGGCGGCGACACCGAAACCCCCATCGACGTGCGTCTCATCGCCGCCACGAACATCGACCTGGAAGCCGCGGTGGAGGAGAAGCGCTTCCGCGAGGATCTCTTCTTCCGCATCAGCGTCATCCCCATCGAGGTGCCGCCGCTGCGCCTGCGCGGCAACGACATCCTGCTCCTGGCGCAGCGCTTCCTCGAGGACTGCGCTGCCCAGGCCGGCAAGCGTGTCGCGGGTTTGTCGGGAGCCGCGGCGGAGAAGTTGCTGGCCTATGCCTGGCCGGGGAACGTGCGCGAGCTGCGCAACTCGATCGAGCGCGCCGTGGCGCTGGCGCGCTTCGAGCAGATCACTCTCGACGATCTGCCCGAAAAGGTCCGGGACTCCCGGCGGACGCAGATCGTCCTCGCCAGCGACGATCCGTCCGAGCTGGTGCCGCTCGATCAGGTCGAGCGGCGCTACATCCGCCGCGTCCTCGAAGCGGCGGGCGGCAACAAGACGCTGGCGGCCCGCATCCTCGGTCTCGATCGCAAGACGCTGTATCGCAAGCTGGAGAGCTGGGCCGACGACGAGTCCGAGTCCGGAGCGTCTTGA
- a CDS encoding response regulator, translating to MTETRVRPRRAKERRGMHVSRRARVLLAEDDDEMRYLLAGALLKQGHDVVPMPNGLQLLEEVATSERRGDPVDVVITDVRMPGVTGLEALEWLRELGCRAPLLVITAFGDEPTHAEARRLGATAVLDKPFDMEVLTRLVEEVLACPE from the coding sequence ATGACAGAGACGCGGGTCCGTCCGCGGCGGGCGAAGGAGCGCCGTGGCATGCACGTTTCGCGGCGGGCGCGGGTGCTGCTCGCCGAGGACGACGACGAGATGCGCTATCTCCTCGCCGGCGCATTGCTCAAGCAAGGACACGACGTCGTGCCCATGCCGAATGGATTGCAGCTCCTCGAAGAGGTCGCCACCTCGGAGCGACGGGGCGACCCGGTGGACGTCGTGATCACCGACGTCCGCATGCCGGGCGTCACGGGACTCGAGGCCCTCGAATGGCTGCGCGAACTGGGTTGCCGCGCTCCGCTGCTCGTCATTACCGCCTTTGGTGATGAGCCGACTCATGCGGAAGCGCGGCGACTCGGCGCCACGGCAGTGCTCGACAAGCCCTTCGACATGGAGGTCCTGACTCGTCTCGTGGAAGAGGTCCTCGCATGTCCCGAGTGA
- a CDS encoding ATP-binding protein: MKLASKLTLVLVLAMCVVLALDAWVGIWRETRLLEADMRTDERDTGRALATALADVLQREGLSRALLLVQHANDRASRLHFRWVEPEAAAGSAFAPRLPQAELAGLGKDEVVTRPLRAEDGRDRLFTYIPVQVEGQLRGALEVSEPLQAKQRYLRSLAVHRLITTATLAALFSLLAGVLGAWLVGRPIQGLVDKARRAGAGDLSGPLALRQRDEIGMLARELDAMCERLDAAHKQLVSETAARIAALEQLRHADRLATVGQLAAGVAHELGTPLNVVSQRAKMISTGEVTGAEAADGARIVFEQAQRITGVIRQLLDLTRRRTPEAAPQDLRRLAERTLALLAPLAKKRGVEVRLEGDAGPLVGLVDGGQMEQVLTNLVVNALQSMRAGGVVQVQLGRERLQPPAEVGGAVAEYLTLSVRDEGDGIAPENLPHIFDPFFTTKEVGEGTGMGLAVAYGIVRDHGGWISVESHRGKGSCFGIHLPGEAPEMGVPAAGAALARGGRA; this comes from the coding sequence ATGAAGCTCGCGAGCAAGCTGACGCTGGTCTTGGTCCTGGCGATGTGCGTCGTCCTGGCGCTCGACGCCTGGGTGGGCATCTGGCGCGAGACGCGTCTCCTCGAAGCGGACATGCGCACGGACGAGCGCGACACCGGCCGCGCTCTGGCCACGGCCCTCGCCGACGTCCTGCAGCGGGAGGGATTGTCGCGCGCCCTGCTGCTCGTCCAGCACGCCAACGACCGCGCCTCCAGGCTGCATTTCCGCTGGGTCGAACCGGAAGCAGCGGCGGGCAGTGCTTTCGCCCCGCGCCTGCCGCAAGCCGAGCTCGCCGGCTTGGGGAAGGACGAGGTGGTGACGCGCCCGTTGCGCGCCGAGGACGGGAGAGACCGGTTGTTCACGTATATCCCGGTGCAGGTGGAAGGCCAGCTCCGTGGTGCCCTGGAGGTCTCGGAGCCACTGCAGGCCAAGCAGCGTTATCTCCGCTCGCTGGCGGTGCACCGGCTCATCACCACGGCGACTCTCGCGGCGCTCTTCAGCCTCCTGGCGGGCGTGCTCGGCGCCTGGCTCGTGGGACGGCCGATCCAGGGCTTGGTGGACAAGGCGCGGCGCGCCGGCGCCGGGGATCTTTCCGGGCCGCTCGCCCTGCGGCAGCGAGACGAGATCGGCATGCTCGCCCGCGAGCTCGATGCGATGTGCGAGCGCCTCGATGCAGCGCACAAGCAGCTGGTGTCGGAAACCGCGGCGCGCATCGCCGCGCTGGAGCAGCTGCGTCACGCCGACCGTCTGGCCACGGTGGGACAGCTCGCGGCCGGGGTGGCGCACGAGCTCGGGACGCCGCTCAACGTGGTGTCGCAGCGCGCCAAGATGATCTCCACCGGAGAGGTGACGGGCGCCGAGGCCGCCGACGGCGCCCGCATCGTCTTCGAACAGGCGCAGCGCATCACCGGCGTCATCCGCCAGCTGCTCGACCTGACGCGCCGGCGCACGCCGGAGGCCGCGCCCCAGGATCTCCGCCGCCTCGCCGAGCGGACCCTGGCGTTGCTCGCGCCGCTGGCCAAGAAGCGTGGCGTGGAGGTACGACTCGAGGGGGACGCGGGGCCGCTCGTCGGGCTCGTGGACGGCGGGCAGATGGAGCAGGTGCTCACCAATCTGGTCGTGAACGCGCTCCAGTCGATGCGCGCCGGTGGCGTGGTGCAGGTGCAACTCGGGCGCGAACGCCTGCAGCCGCCGGCGGAGGTCGGTGGCGCCGTGGCCGAGTATCTCACCTTGTCGGTGCGCGACGAAGGCGACGGGATCGCGCCGGAAAACCTGCCCCACATCTTCGACCCCTTCTTCACCACCAAGGAGGTGGGGGAAGGCACGGGAATGGGTCTGGCGGTGGCCTACGGCATCGTGCGGGACCATGGCGGCTGGATCAGCGTCGAGTCGCACCGTGGGAAGGGCAGCTGCTTCGGCATCCACCTGCCAGGCGAAGCGCCGGAGATGGGGGTGCCGGCCGCCGGGGCCGCTCTGGCCCGGGGAGGCCGGGCGTGA
- a CDS encoding phosphatidylglycerol lysyltransferase domain-containing protein, with protein MRGESLQRVARRDWPLWLVAGATFANGALGVLHSLFTRVPESPRLGAVLPFGLHHWSRLLTLATGFLLLYLAHHLRRRRRAAWWLATIASVVAAAAHLGRGHHTTLAVAPGTTAVLLLLFRRRFTVHYEPVSVARGVGLVVISLVAALAYGTLGFWLLDRRDFGINFRLHDAWIRILRQYSLAGNPDLVPHTRHARWFLDSLQFLGLTAGLIAVYSLFRPLAFRLRTLPHERAQAAEILAVHGRSALDHFKLWPDKSFYFSPSGRSFIAYRAALGCAISLGDPAGPADELEETVRRFASFCADNGWQLAFHQTLPDALPLYRQLGMHELKVGEEALVDLQVFITRTQEASGFQRVRRRAQTLGLQVTRHEPPHPEVLFDEVQRISNEWLSLPGRRERSFTLGRFDHAHTSQTPFFVVRDRSGSGLGFVNLIPCYPEGDSTIDLMRHRVEVPNGTMDFLFLEVLLALSARYRRFSLGLAPLSGVGDRPGAPLEERAVHQVYERLNRFFSYKGLRAYKAKFEPAWEERFLVYEGGPAGLVRAGLALTRVTEG; from the coding sequence ATGCGAGGCGAGAGTCTGCAGCGGGTGGCCCGCCGCGACTGGCCGCTCTGGCTGGTCGCCGGCGCGACCTTCGCCAACGGCGCCCTCGGCGTCCTGCACTCGCTGTTCACCCGTGTGCCGGAGTCGCCGCGACTCGGTGCCGTCCTGCCCTTCGGGTTGCACCACTGGAGCAGGCTCCTCACCCTGGCCACCGGCTTCCTGCTCCTGTATCTCGCCCATCACCTGCGGCGGCGGCGGCGAGCGGCCTGGTGGCTGGCGACGATCGCCTCGGTCGTGGCCGCCGCGGCCCATCTCGGGCGTGGCCACCACACGACGCTGGCGGTCGCCCCCGGCACCACCGCCGTGCTCCTCCTCCTGTTCCGCCGGCGTTTCACCGTGCACTACGAGCCTGTCAGCGTGGCGCGCGGCGTGGGGCTCGTCGTAATCAGCCTGGTCGCCGCGCTCGCCTACGGCACGCTGGGGTTCTGGCTCCTCGACCGGCGCGACTTCGGCATCAACTTCCGTCTCCACGATGCCTGGATCCGCATCCTGCGCCAGTACTCGCTGGCGGGGAATCCGGACTTGGTGCCGCACACACGCCACGCGCGCTGGTTCCTGGATTCGCTGCAGTTCCTCGGTCTCACGGCCGGGCTCATCGCGGTGTACTCGCTCTTCCGGCCGCTGGCCTTTCGCTTGCGGACGTTGCCGCATGAACGAGCCCAGGCCGCGGAGATCCTCGCGGTGCACGGGAGGTCCGCCCTGGACCACTTCAAGCTCTGGCCGGACAAATCGTTCTACTTCTCCCCCTCGGGGCGTTCGTTCATCGCCTATCGAGCCGCGCTCGGGTGTGCCATCAGCCTGGGCGATCCCGCCGGTCCGGCCGACGAGCTGGAGGAAACGGTGCGGCGTTTCGCCAGCTTCTGCGCCGACAACGGCTGGCAGCTCGCCTTCCATCAGACGCTGCCCGACGCCTTGCCGCTGTATCGCCAGCTCGGCATGCACGAGCTCAAGGTGGGCGAAGAAGCCTTGGTGGATCTGCAGGTGTTCATCACGCGGACGCAGGAAGCGAGCGGCTTCCAGCGGGTGCGCCGGCGGGCCCAAACGCTCGGCTTGCAGGTGACGCGACACGAGCCGCCGCATCCGGAGGTTCTCTTCGACGAGGTGCAACGGATCTCCAACGAGTGGCTGTCGCTCCCGGGCCGGCGCGAGCGTAGCTTCACCCTCGGTCGCTTCGACCACGCCCACACGAGCCAAACGCCGTTCTTCGTGGTCCGCGACCGCTCGGGAAGCGGCCTCGGTTTCGTCAACCTGATCCCTTGCTACCCGGAGGGCGACAGCACCATCGACCTCATGCGCCATCGAGTGGAGGTGCCCAACGGGACCATGGACTTCCTCTTCCTGGAGGTCTTGCTGGCCCTCTCGGCGCGGTATCGTCGCTTCAGCCTCGGGCTCGCACCACTCTCCGGTGTCGGGGACCGCCCCGGGGCGCCGCTCGAGGAGCGCGCCGTGCACCAGGTCTACGAGCGGCTGAACCGCTTCTTCTCTTACAAAGGATTGCGGGCGTACAAGGCCAAGTTCGAACCCGCTTGGGAGGAGCGTTTCCTCGTCTACGAGGGCGGACCGGCAGGTTTGGTGCGCGCGGGACTGGCGCTGACGCGGGTGACGGAGGGATGA
- a CDS encoding NAD(P)/FAD-dependent oxidoreductase: MDPKPSQQAQPLAAKRETSRPRVVIVGGGFGGLTAARKLRRAPVDLILVDRRNHHLFQPLLYQVATAGLSPADIAEPLRRILRRQKNATVLLAQASGVDLQRRTLRLEDGELAYDFLVLACGATHSWFGHDAWARHALGLKTLEDALEIRRRVLLAYERAERTDDEAEREALMTFVVIGGGPTGVEMAGALAEIARQTLQKDFRRIHPETARVLLVEAGPQVLNTFAPSLSTRAARSLRKIGVEVLAGTPVTDIEDGVVRLGEKSIRAGNIIWAAGVRAVPLGATLGVPLDRAGRVLVEKDCTVPGHPEVYVLGDMARLVDAAGVEVPGVAQGAIQAGRLVARNIVHSLRNEAREPLTYKDLGMLATIGRAHAVVQLGSIRFAGYFAWLFWAFLHIALLIGFDKRLIVMVEWIWAYFTFDRGARLITGDRRDSDPPQ, translated from the coding sequence CCCGAAGCCCTCTCAGCAGGCGCAGCCGCTCGCCGCGAAGCGCGAGACTTCCCGCCCGAGGGTCGTCATCGTCGGCGGCGGCTTCGGCGGTCTCACCGCCGCCCGCAAGCTGCGGCGCGCCCCGGTCGACCTGATCCTCGTGGACCGCAGGAACCATCACCTGTTCCAGCCCTTGCTCTATCAGGTGGCGACGGCCGGCCTCTCGCCCGCCGACATCGCCGAACCGCTGCGGCGCATTCTCCGCCGGCAGAAGAACGCGACGGTGCTCCTGGCGCAGGCGAGCGGCGTTGATCTGCAACGCCGCACCCTGCGTCTGGAGGATGGTGAGCTTGCCTACGATTTTCTCGTTCTCGCCTGCGGCGCCACGCATTCCTGGTTCGGCCACGACGCCTGGGCCCGGCATGCCCTGGGGTTGAAGACGCTCGAGGATGCCCTCGAGATCCGCCGTCGCGTTCTCCTGGCCTACGAGCGCGCCGAGCGCACCGACGACGAGGCCGAGCGCGAAGCGCTCATGACCTTCGTCGTCATCGGCGGCGGCCCGACGGGCGTGGAGATGGCAGGCGCGCTGGCGGAAATCGCCCGGCAGACGCTGCAGAAAGACTTCCGCCGCATCCATCCGGAAACCGCGCGCGTCCTCCTCGTCGAAGCCGGGCCGCAGGTGCTGAACACTTTCGCTCCCTCCCTTTCCACTCGCGCCGCGCGTTCGCTCCGCAAGATCGGCGTCGAGGTTCTCGCTGGCACGCCGGTCACCGACATCGAAGACGGCGTGGTGCGCTTGGGCGAGAAGAGCATCCGGGCGGGAAACATCATTTGGGCTGCCGGCGTCCGCGCCGTGCCCCTCGGCGCCACCCTCGGAGTCCCTCTCGATCGCGCCGGCCGCGTTCTCGTCGAGAAGGACTGCACCGTCCCCGGCCATCCCGAGGTCTACGTCCTCGGCGACATGGCGCGCCTGGTGGACGCAGCAGGCGTCGAAGTGCCCGGCGTCGCCCAGGGTGCCATCCAGGCGGGCCGGCTCGTAGCGCGCAACATCGTCCACAGCCTGAGGAACGAAGCGCGCGAGCCGCTCACCTACAAGGATCTCGGGATGTTAGCGACGATCGGCCGTGCCCATGCGGTGGTGCAGCTGGGAAGCATACGCTTCGCTGGCTACTTCGCCTGGCTCTTCTGGGCCTTCCTCCACATCGCGCTCCTCATCGGCTTCGACAAGCGCCTCATCGTGATGGTGGAGTGGATCTGGGCCTACTTCACCTTCGACCGCGGCGCCCGGCTCATCACGGGTGATCGCCGTGATTCCGATCCGCCGCAATGA
- a CDS encoding response regulator codes for MSRVMESVTPRPRAEPALLTPGARLVLAEDDLEMRRLLAWSLRRAGYEVVEAGNGSELLERVEDCERNATPAQLVITDLRMPGVTGLQAIEYLRQSGRSIPVILITAFGDPTLHQRAPRFGACAVLDKPFESEQLEALIDRWSRPAHGR; via the coding sequence ATGTCCCGAGTGATGGAGTCCGTCACGCCACGGCCGCGGGCGGAACCCGCGCTCCTCACCCCGGGCGCCCGCCTGGTGCTCGCCGAGGACGACCTGGAAATGCGGCGGCTGCTCGCGTGGAGCCTGCGGCGCGCCGGCTACGAGGTCGTCGAGGCGGGCAACGGCTCCGAACTCCTGGAGCGGGTCGAGGACTGCGAGCGCAACGCCACCCCGGCGCAGCTCGTGATCACCGACCTCCGTATGCCGGGGGTCACCGGGCTGCAGGCCATCGAGTACCTGCGGCAGAGCGGCCGCTCCATCCCTGTCATCTTGATCACGGCCTTCGGCGATCCTACCCTCCACCAGCGCGCGCCCCGCTTCGGGGCCTGCGCCGTCCTGGACAAGCCCTTCGAGTCCGAGCAGCTCGAAGCGCTCATCGACCGGTGGTCGCGACCAGCGCACGGGCGCTGA
- a CDS encoding peptidoglycan-binding domain-containing protein: MRPRNILILCVGVLLVTSVALAGGTTPATGKRQPAVGSANSATSAASKTSASNKKEMHHMQLNKEQTLALQNALVKSGDFKGKVDGVFGEKTREALRHYQHTNQLPVTGQPDEKTMAKLGIPIAAAPAKSEKSPTGSSTSPY, translated from the coding sequence ATGCGACCGCGCAACATTCTCATACTGTGCGTCGGCGTCCTGCTCGTGACGAGCGTGGCGCTGGCGGGAGGAACCACCCCGGCCACGGGCAAACGGCAGCCGGCCGTCGGCAGCGCCAACTCGGCGACGAGCGCCGCAAGCAAGACGAGCGCATCGAACAAGAAGGAGATGCATCACATGCAGCTGAACAAGGAGCAGACCCTCGCTTTGCAGAATGCCCTGGTGAAGAGCGGCGACTTCAAGGGCAAAGTGGATGGCGTCTTCGGCGAGAAGACCCGCGAAGCCCTACGCCATTATCAACACACCAATCAGCTGCCCGTCACCGGCCAACCGGACGAGAAGACCATGGCGAAGCTGGGCATCCCGATCGCTGCTGCTCCGGCCAAGTCCGAGAAGAGCCCGACCGGGAGCTCCACGAGCCCCTACTGA
- a CDS encoding AcvB/VirJ family lysyl-phosphatidylglycerol hydrolase: protein MSVGRFGRVHLYQQFPSPARVVLFVSGDGGWNQGVVDMARELAALDALVAGIDITHYLKELRQSSERCLYPAADFEALSQAVQKSRGFGRYVTPVLVGYSSGATLVYAAIAQAPPAAFRGAISLGFCPDLAVTHPLCPGSGLATRPTPRGTGLIVLPDAALEVPWIALQGTIDQVCDPESTLAYVKKVHGAEVVMLPKVGHGYSVPSHWMPQFKAAFERLSARPDPSAVGMRLQVPPAASGASTTGEPPKSAVAPAPVAATPQTLAAPELEHLPLTEVAPHPPESDLLALHLTGDGGYGVTDHGIATMLAQHGTPVVVLNSLHYFWNPRTPDAIAADVESILRHYLTAWKKERAILIGYSMGADVLPFVVERLPADLKRRIALVAFLGLGSSADFELRVSGWLGGAHRPPSLPVRPEVEKLRGLRMLCFYGAEDDDALCKDLDPGLVESVGLHGGHRIGGNYGAIAEAILHEIVAGR from the coding sequence TTGTCTGTCGGCCGGTTCGGTCGGGTCCACCTCTACCAGCAGTTTCCTTCTCCCGCGCGCGTCGTGCTCTTCGTCTCCGGGGACGGCGGCTGGAACCAGGGCGTGGTGGACATGGCGCGCGAGCTGGCGGCGTTGGACGCGCTGGTCGCGGGCATCGACATCACCCATTACCTGAAGGAGCTGCGGCAGAGCTCCGAGCGTTGCCTCTACCCCGCGGCGGATTTCGAGGCGCTGAGCCAGGCGGTGCAGAAGAGCCGGGGCTTCGGGCGCTACGTGACGCCGGTGCTCGTGGGCTACTCGTCCGGGGCCACGCTCGTCTACGCGGCGATCGCGCAGGCTCCGCCGGCCGCCTTCCGCGGTGCCATCAGCTTGGGCTTCTGCCCCGACCTGGCGGTGACCCACCCGCTGTGCCCGGGTAGTGGGCTCGCCACACGACCGACTCCCCGCGGCACCGGCCTGATCGTGCTCCCGGACGCAGCTCTCGAGGTGCCGTGGATCGCTCTGCAGGGAACGATCGACCAAGTCTGCGATCCGGAGAGCACGCTCGCTTACGTGAAGAAGGTGCATGGCGCCGAGGTCGTCATGCTGCCCAAGGTCGGGCACGGCTACTCGGTGCCCAGCCACTGGATGCCCCAGTTCAAGGCGGCATTCGAGCGCCTCTCGGCCCGTCCTGATCCGTCCGCGGTGGGCATGCGCCTGCAGGTGCCGCCGGCAGCAAGCGGCGCCAGTACAACAGGTGAGCCACCCAAGAGCGCGGTGGCGCCAGCACCGGTCGCGGCCACGCCCCAGACACTCGCGGCCCCCGAGCTCGAGCATCTGCCGCTCACCGAAGTCGCGCCGCACCCTCCCGAGTCGGATCTTCTGGCGTTGCATTTGACCGGGGACGGCGGCTACGGCGTCACCGACCACGGGATTGCCACGATGCTCGCGCAGCACGGGACTCCGGTCGTCGTCCTCAACTCGCTGCACTACTTCTGGAATCCCCGTACGCCGGATGCCATCGCCGCTGACGTCGAGAGCATCCTGCGTCACTATTTGACGGCCTGGAAGAAGGAGCGCGCCATCCTCATCGGCTACTCGATGGGCGCCGACGTCCTCCCCTTCGTGGTGGAGCGCCTGCCTGCGGATCTGAAGCGGCGCATCGCCCTCGTCGCCTTTCTCGGCCTGGGATCGAGCGCCGACTTCGAGCTCCGTGTCTCCGGCTGGCTGGGGGGCGCGCACCGCCCGCCGTCGCTCCCGGTGCGCCCGGAGGTGGAGAAGCTGCGCGGCCTGCGCATGCTCTGCTTCTATGGCGCCGAGGACGACGATGCACTGTGCAAGGATCTGGATCCCGGTTTGGTGGAGAGCGTGGGCCTCCATGGCGGACATCGGATCGGCGGCAACTATGGAGCCATCGCCGAGGCGATCTTGCACGAGATCGTCGCCGGGCGTTGA